Proteins from one Thermodesulfovibrionales bacterium genomic window:
- the pstB gene encoding phosphate ABC transporter ATP-binding protein PstB encodes MTNYPRDLKAEVKNLNFYYGDVHALKGINMPVEKNKVTALIGPSGCGKTTLLRCFNRMHDLYPNNRYEGSIFLYPENINILSQGIDPIAVRMRISMVFQKPNPFPKSIYENVAYGLRIRGIKKKSILDEKVEMSLIKAALWDEVKNRLHESAFELSGGQQQRLCIARALATDPEILLFDEPTSALDPIATAKIEELMVDLKKSVTILIVTHNMQQAARISDWTGFMMLGELIEFGRTDKIFTNPSEKLTEDYITGRFG; translated from the coding sequence ATGACAAATTACCCGAGAGACTTAAAGGCAGAGGTGAAGAATCTTAATTTTTATTACGGAGATGTTCATGCTTTAAAAGGTATTAATATGCCTGTTGAAAAAAATAAGGTTACAGCTCTTATTGGACCTTCAGGCTGCGGTAAAACAACTTTATTGAGGTGTTTTAACAGGATGCATGACCTCTATCCTAATAACAGATATGAAGGTTCAATTTTTCTTTATCCTGAGAATATTAATATCCTGTCTCAAGGAATTGATCCGATTGCTGTGAGGATGAGAATAAGTATGGTTTTTCAGAAACCCAATCCTTTCCCTAAGTCTATTTATGAAAATGTTGCCTACGGTTTAAGGATAAGAGGAATAAAGAAGAAAAGTATTCTTGATGAGAAAGTAGAGATGTCCTTAATAAAGGCAGCTTTGTGGGATGAGGTTAAAAATAGATTACACGAATCAGCCTTTGAATTATCTGGTGGACAGCAACAAAGGTTATGTATAGCAAGGGCCTTAGCCACAGATCCAGAGATACTTCTTTTTGATGAGCCAACATCAGCTCTTGATCCAATAGCAACTGCAAAAATAGAAGAGCTTATGGTGGATTTAAAGAAAAGTGTTACAATATTAATCGTTACCCATAACATGCAGCAGGCTGCCAGGATTTCAGACTGGACAGGTTTTATGATGCTTGGTGAATTAATAGAATTCGGCAGAACTGATAAAATATTCACCAATCCTTCAGAAAAGTTGACTGAGGACTATATAACGGGGAGGTTCGGATAA
- the phoU gene encoding phosphate signaling complex protein PhoU, whose amino-acid sequence MAVFDEELRNLKEKVLKMGLLVEAAIRDSIKSLVERDSDLAREVIKKDHQINALDVEIDEECIRLIALRQPKAGDLRFITTAMKITTDLERMGDLAEDICERAIELNEEPPLKPYIDIPRMAEIAQGMLIDVLDAFVRRDPQIAYDVIKRDDEVDRLVVQVFNELLFFMIQDPKTVSRAVKITYIAKYIERIADHATNIAEMVVYMVEGKMIRHTKVE is encoded by the coding sequence ATGGCTGTTTTTGATGAGGAATTGAGGAATCTCAAGGAAAAGGTCTTAAAGATGGGTCTTCTTGTTGAGGCGGCTATAAGGGATTCAATTAAGAGCCTTGTTGAGAGGGACAGCGATCTTGCAAGAGAGGTCATAAAAAAGGATCACCAGATAAATGCCCTTGATGTGGAGATAGATGAAGAATGCATAAGACTCATTGCTCTAAGACAGCCCAAGGCAGGTGATCTGAGATTCATTACAACTGCAATGAAGATAACAACAGACCTTGAAAGAATGGGTGACCTTGCAGAAGACATATGCGAGAGGGCAATTGAACTTAATGAAGAGCCACCACTCAAGCCCTATATAGATATACCCAGAATGGCCGAGATTGCCCAGGGTATGCTTATAGATGTCCTTGATGCCTTTGTAAGGAGAGACCCCCAGATAGCCTATGATGTGATAAAGAGGGATGATGAGGTAGACAGACTTGTTGTGCAGGTGTTCAATGAACTTCTTTTTTTCATGATCCAGGATCCCAAGACTGTATCAAGGGCTGTGAAGATCACATATATTGCCAAGTATATTGAGCGCATTGCAGACCATGCAACTAATATTGCCGAGATGGTTGTCTATATGGTTGAGGGGAAGATGATAAGGCACACAAAGGTTGAATAA
- the pstA gene encoding phosphate ABC transporter permease PstA, producing MNKNSENEYLKKRISISKFWDQIFLIVGLISTLVGLLLLLVLFVDLVIDGFSRLSYKFLTSFPSRFPEEAGILSAWVGTFLVMIVTACAAVPLGIAAGVYLEEYARKNWLTNIIEINISNLAGVPSIVYGLLALGLFVYFFKLGESILTGGLTLALLILPIIIMATRESIRAIPNSIREASYALGATKWQTVRWHILPYSMGGILTGIIIGLSRAIGETAPIITVGALTFIAFLPSSPLISEFPFISFKWLMDPFTVLPIQMFNWVSRPQKEFHLNAAAAGIILLIMTLLMNAIAIYIRYKFRKKIRW from the coding sequence ATGAACAAAAATTCAGAGAATGAATATTTAAAAAAACGAATATCAATTTCAAAGTTCTGGGACCAGATATTTCTTATCGTAGGTCTTATATCTACACTTGTAGGGCTTCTTTTACTTTTAGTACTTTTTGTAGATCTAGTTATAGATGGTTTTTCCAGATTAAGCTATAAATTTCTTACCTCCTTCCCTTCAAGATTCCCTGAAGAGGCCGGAATACTTTCAGCATGGGTAGGGACTTTCCTTGTTATGATTGTAACTGCCTGTGCCGCTGTTCCTTTAGGAATTGCTGCCGGAGTTTACCTTGAAGAATATGCACGAAAAAACTGGTTAACAAATATAATTGAAATAAACATATCCAATCTTGCGGGAGTGCCTTCCATTGTTTATGGGCTGTTAGCCCTTGGATTATTCGTGTATTTTTTCAAATTAGGGGAGAGCATACTCACAGGAGGTCTAACCCTTGCACTTCTTATACTGCCAATAATAATAATGGCAACAAGGGAATCTATAAGGGCGATTCCTAATTCAATCAGAGAGGCCTCTTATGCACTTGGTGCAACAAAGTGGCAGACAGTGAGATGGCATATTTTACCATATTCCATGGGAGGTATATTAACAGGCATAATTATAGGACTTTCTAGAGCAATCGGAGAGACGGCTCCAATTATAACAGTAGGAGCACTAACATTCATCGCCTTCCTTCCCTCCTCCCCCCTTATATCTGAATTTCCTTTTATTTCCTTTAAATGGCTGATGGATCCTTTTACCGTACTTCCAATTCAGATGTTTAACTGGGTATCCAGACCTCAGAAGGAATTTCATCTTAACGCTGCAGCTGCTGGTATTATTCTTTTAATAATGACTTTATTAATGAATGCTATAGCAATTTATATTAGATACAAATTCAGAAAAAAAATCAGGTGGTAG